A genomic segment from Triplophysa dalaica isolate WHDGS20190420 chromosome 22, ASM1584641v1, whole genome shotgun sequence encodes:
- the kcnn2 gene encoding small conductance calcium-activated potassium channel protein 2 isoform X3, which translates to METPLQLQNDFYPEQQQQQQHCKYQQYCGREDERSIRHCTCNNSSTCEDGRKRLPLHGTPLGTLRTPSVSSSTRQGAQYSEFTPSSHGSSFRHHPHRDQNRQNHRGSPASSHRESNSYTQIAMSSCRYNGGVMRPLSNLGSSRRNLHEFDSESQPLQPVSAADPSDSVPSKPENNSTTLMPYSAGDGGGGGCGHSGGKSGKKKNQNIGQKLGHRRALFEKRKRLSDYALIFGMFGIVVMVIETELSWGAYGKESLYSLALKCLISLSTIILLGLIIIYHAREIQLFMVDNAADDWRIAMTYERIFFMCLEILVCAIHPIPGNYTFTWTARLAFSYAPSKTDADVDIILSIPMFLRLYLIARVMLLHSKLFTDASSRSIGALNKINFNTRFVMKTLMTICPGTVLLVFTISLWIIAAWTVRACERYHDNMDVTSNFLGAMWLISITFLTIGYGDMVPNTYCGKGVCLLTGIMGAGCTALVVAVVAKKLELTKAEKHVHNFMMDTQLTKRVKNTAANVLRETWLIYKNTKLVRKMDHSKVRKHQRKFLQAIHQENKYVLWALNGLVFRLRSVKMEQRKLNDQSNSLVDLAKTQNVMYDLVSDLNERGEDMEKRIGMLETKLETLLSNLQALPGLISQMISQQHRDFVEVQLQPYDKQSHDRSQSVSRRRSSSTAPPTSSESS; encoded by the exons ATGGAAACCCCATTGCAGTTGCAGAACGATTTCTATCcagagcagcagcagcagcagcagcactgTAAGTACCAGCAATACTGCGGACGCGAGGACGAGCGCTCCATCAGGCACTGCACCTGCAATAACTCCTCCACCTGCGAGGATGGGAGAAAACGGCTACCTTTGCACGGGACGCCGCTGGGAACTTTGAGGACGCCGTCCGTGTCATCTTCAACCAGGCAAGGTGCTCAGTACAGCGAGTTCACGCCCTCTAGTCATGGTAGTTCATTCAGACATCATCCTCATCGCGACCAGAACCGGCAGAATCATCGGGGCAGTCCGGCCAGCAGCCACAGAGAGAGTAACTCTTACACCCAAATAGCCATGAGCAGCTGCAGATATAACGGCGGCGTGATGCGGCCGCTGAGCAACTTGGGCTCGTCCCGCAGAAACCTGCACGAGTTTGATTCGGAGTCCCAACCACTGCAGCCGGTGTCTGCGGCGGACCCTTCCGATTCCGTCCCCTCCAAACCGGAGAACAACTCCACCACCCTCATGCCTTACTCGGCGGGGGACGGAGGAGGGGGCGGATGCGGCCACAGCGGAGGCAAATCGGGCAAGAAGAAGAACCAGAACATCGGACAGAAGCTCGGGCACAGGAGGGCCTTGTTTGAGAAGAGAAAGCGCTTGAGCGACTACGCGCTCATCTTTGGGATGTTTGGCATCGTGGTGATGGTTATTGAGACTGAACTCTCGTGGGGAGCCTACGGAAAG gAGTCACTGTATTCTTTAGCCCTGAAATGCCTGATAAGCCTTTCTACAATCATTCTTCTTGGTCTGATTATCATATATCACGCCAGGGAGATTCAG TTGTTTATGGTGGACAACGCAGCAGATGATTGGAGGATAGCCATGACCTACGAGCGCATCTTCTTCATGTGCCTGGAGATCCTGGTGTGCGCCATACACCCCATCCCGGGCAACTACACCTTCACCTGGACAGCGCGCCTGGCCTTTTCCTACGCGCCATCCAAGACAGACGCTGATGTGGATATCATCCTGTCCATTCCCATGTTTCTTCGTTTGTACCTCATCGCTCGGGTCATGTTGCTGCATAGCAAACTCTTCACCGATGCTTCATCTCGCAGTATCGGTGCCCTCAACAAGATAAACTTCAACACACGCTTTGTCATGAAAACCCTTATGACTATCTGCCCAGGCACAGTACTGCTGGTGTTCACCATCTCCCTGTGGATCATCGCCGCCTGGACTGTGAGGGCGTGCGAAAG ATACCATGACAACATGGATGTAACCAGCAATTTTCTGGGAGCCATGTGGTTGATCTCAATAACTTTTCTAACCATTGGATATGGGGATATGGTCCCCAATACATACTGTGGAAAAGGGGTGTGTCTCCTCACCGGCATTATG gGTGCCGGATGCACTGCTTTGGTGGTTGCTGTGGTCGCAAAAAAACTGGAATTAACCAAAGCCGAAAAACATGTACATAACTTTATGATGGACACCCAGCTGACAAAAAGG GTGAAAAACACAGCTGCTAATGTACTCAGGGAGACGTGgcttatttataaaaacaccaaGCTGGTGAGGAAGATGGACCACTCGAAAGTCAGGAAACATCAGCGCAAGTTCCTTCAAGCCATTCATCA ggaaaataaatacgt ACTATGGGCTCTGAATGGTCTTGTGTTCAGATTGAGAAGTGTTAAAATGGAGCAACGCAAGCTGAATGACCAATCAAACTCGCTAGTGGACCTCGCAAAG ACTCAAAACGTCATGTACGATCTGGTCTCGGACCTGAACGAACGAGGCGAGGACATGGAAAAGAGAATCGGCATGCTGGAGACCAAACTGGAGACGTTGCTAAGCAACCTACAGGCGCTGCCCGGCCTCATCAGTCAGATGATCAGCCAACAGCATCGGGACTTCGTAGAAGTGCAGCTCCAGCCGTACGACAAACAAAGCCACGACCGCTCGCAGTCCGTCTCCAGACGCCGATCGTCTTCCACGGCTCCGCCCACTTCTTCAGAGAGCAGCTAG
- the kcnn2 gene encoding small conductance calcium-activated potassium channel protein 2 isoform X1, which yields METPLQLQNDFYPEQQQQQQHCKYQQYCGREDERSIRHCTCNNSSTCEDGRKRLPLHGTPLGTLRTPSVSSSTRQGAQYSEFTPSSHGSSFRHHPHRDQNRQNHRGSPASSHRESNSYTQIAMSSCRYNGGVMRPLSNLGSSRRNLHEFDSESQPLQPVSAADPSDSVPSKPENNSTTLMPYSAGDGGGGGCGHSGGKSGKKKNQNIGQKLGHRRALFEKRKRLSDYALIFGMFGIVVMVIETELSWGAYGKESLYSLALKCLISLSTIILLGLIIIYHAREIQLFMVDNAADDWRIAMTYERIFFMCLEILVCAIHPIPGNYTFTWTARLAFSYAPSKTDADVDIILSIPMFLRLYLIARVMLLHSKLFTDASSRSIGALNKINFNTRFVMKTLMTICPGTVLLVFTISLWIIAAWTVRACERYHDNMDVTSNFLGAMWLISITFLTIGYGDMVPNTYCGKGVCLLTGIMGAGCTALVVAVVAKKLELTKAEKHVHNFMMDTQLTKRVKNTAANVLRETWLIYKNTKLVRKMDHSKVRKHQRKFLQAIHQLKTSCTIWSRT from the exons ATGGAAACCCCATTGCAGTTGCAGAACGATTTCTATCcagagcagcagcagcagcagcagcactgTAAGTACCAGCAATACTGCGGACGCGAGGACGAGCGCTCCATCAGGCACTGCACCTGCAATAACTCCTCCACCTGCGAGGATGGGAGAAAACGGCTACCTTTGCACGGGACGCCGCTGGGAACTTTGAGGACGCCGTCCGTGTCATCTTCAACCAGGCAAGGTGCTCAGTACAGCGAGTTCACGCCCTCTAGTCATGGTAGTTCATTCAGACATCATCCTCATCGCGACCAGAACCGGCAGAATCATCGGGGCAGTCCGGCCAGCAGCCACAGAGAGAGTAACTCTTACACCCAAATAGCCATGAGCAGCTGCAGATATAACGGCGGCGTGATGCGGCCGCTGAGCAACTTGGGCTCGTCCCGCAGAAACCTGCACGAGTTTGATTCGGAGTCCCAACCACTGCAGCCGGTGTCTGCGGCGGACCCTTCCGATTCCGTCCCCTCCAAACCGGAGAACAACTCCACCACCCTCATGCCTTACTCGGCGGGGGACGGAGGAGGGGGCGGATGCGGCCACAGCGGAGGCAAATCGGGCAAGAAGAAGAACCAGAACATCGGACAGAAGCTCGGGCACAGGAGGGCCTTGTTTGAGAAGAGAAAGCGCTTGAGCGACTACGCGCTCATCTTTGGGATGTTTGGCATCGTGGTGATGGTTATTGAGACTGAACTCTCGTGGGGAGCCTACGGAAAG gAGTCACTGTATTCTTTAGCCCTGAAATGCCTGATAAGCCTTTCTACAATCATTCTTCTTGGTCTGATTATCATATATCACGCCAGGGAGATTCAG TTGTTTATGGTGGACAACGCAGCAGATGATTGGAGGATAGCCATGACCTACGAGCGCATCTTCTTCATGTGCCTGGAGATCCTGGTGTGCGCCATACACCCCATCCCGGGCAACTACACCTTCACCTGGACAGCGCGCCTGGCCTTTTCCTACGCGCCATCCAAGACAGACGCTGATGTGGATATCATCCTGTCCATTCCCATGTTTCTTCGTTTGTACCTCATCGCTCGGGTCATGTTGCTGCATAGCAAACTCTTCACCGATGCTTCATCTCGCAGTATCGGTGCCCTCAACAAGATAAACTTCAACACACGCTTTGTCATGAAAACCCTTATGACTATCTGCCCAGGCACAGTACTGCTGGTGTTCACCATCTCCCTGTGGATCATCGCCGCCTGGACTGTGAGGGCGTGCGAAAG ATACCATGACAACATGGATGTAACCAGCAATTTTCTGGGAGCCATGTGGTTGATCTCAATAACTTTTCTAACCATTGGATATGGGGATATGGTCCCCAATACATACTGTGGAAAAGGGGTGTGTCTCCTCACCGGCATTATG gGTGCCGGATGCACTGCTTTGGTGGTTGCTGTGGTCGCAAAAAAACTGGAATTAACCAAAGCCGAAAAACATGTACATAACTTTATGATGGACACCCAGCTGACAAAAAGG GTGAAAAACACAGCTGCTAATGTACTCAGGGAGACGTGgcttatttataaaaacaccaaGCTGGTGAGGAAGATGGACCACTCGAAAGTCAGGAAACATCAGCGCAAGTTCCTTCAAGCCATTCATCA ACTCAAAACGTCATGTACGATCTGGTCTCGGACCTGA
- the kcnn2 gene encoding small conductance calcium-activated potassium channel protein 2 isoform X2, translated as METPLQLQNDFYPEQQQQQQHCKYQQYCGREDERSIRHCTCNNSSTCEDGRKRLPLHGTPLGTLRTPSVSSSTRQGAQYSEFTPSSHGSSFRHHPHRDQNRQNHRGSPASSHRESNSYTQIAMSSCRYNGGVMRPLSNLGSSRRNLHEFDSESQPLQPVSAADPSDSVPSKPENNSTTLMPYSAGDGGGGGCGHSGGKSGKKKNQNIGQKLGHRRALFEKRKRLSDYALIFGMFGIVVMVIETELSWGAYGKESLYSLALKCLISLSTIILLGLIIIYHAREIQLFMVDNAADDWRIAMTYERIFFMCLEILVCAIHPIPGNYTFTWTARLAFSYAPSKTDADVDIILSIPMFLRLYLIARVMLLHSKLFTDASSRSIGALNKINFNTRFVMKTLMTICPGTVLLVFTISLWIIAAWTVRACERYHDNMDVTSNFLGAMWLISITFLTIGYGDMVPNTYCGKGVCLLTGIMGAGCTALVVAVVAKKLELTKAEKHVHNFMMDTQLTKRVKNTAANVLRETWLIYKNTKLVRKMDHSKVRKHQRKFLQAIHQSASKMCGL; from the exons ATGGAAACCCCATTGCAGTTGCAGAACGATTTCTATCcagagcagcagcagcagcagcagcactgTAAGTACCAGCAATACTGCGGACGCGAGGACGAGCGCTCCATCAGGCACTGCACCTGCAATAACTCCTCCACCTGCGAGGATGGGAGAAAACGGCTACCTTTGCACGGGACGCCGCTGGGAACTTTGAGGACGCCGTCCGTGTCATCTTCAACCAGGCAAGGTGCTCAGTACAGCGAGTTCACGCCCTCTAGTCATGGTAGTTCATTCAGACATCATCCTCATCGCGACCAGAACCGGCAGAATCATCGGGGCAGTCCGGCCAGCAGCCACAGAGAGAGTAACTCTTACACCCAAATAGCCATGAGCAGCTGCAGATATAACGGCGGCGTGATGCGGCCGCTGAGCAACTTGGGCTCGTCCCGCAGAAACCTGCACGAGTTTGATTCGGAGTCCCAACCACTGCAGCCGGTGTCTGCGGCGGACCCTTCCGATTCCGTCCCCTCCAAACCGGAGAACAACTCCACCACCCTCATGCCTTACTCGGCGGGGGACGGAGGAGGGGGCGGATGCGGCCACAGCGGAGGCAAATCGGGCAAGAAGAAGAACCAGAACATCGGACAGAAGCTCGGGCACAGGAGGGCCTTGTTTGAGAAGAGAAAGCGCTTGAGCGACTACGCGCTCATCTTTGGGATGTTTGGCATCGTGGTGATGGTTATTGAGACTGAACTCTCGTGGGGAGCCTACGGAAAG gAGTCACTGTATTCTTTAGCCCTGAAATGCCTGATAAGCCTTTCTACAATCATTCTTCTTGGTCTGATTATCATATATCACGCCAGGGAGATTCAG TTGTTTATGGTGGACAACGCAGCAGATGATTGGAGGATAGCCATGACCTACGAGCGCATCTTCTTCATGTGCCTGGAGATCCTGGTGTGCGCCATACACCCCATCCCGGGCAACTACACCTTCACCTGGACAGCGCGCCTGGCCTTTTCCTACGCGCCATCCAAGACAGACGCTGATGTGGATATCATCCTGTCCATTCCCATGTTTCTTCGTTTGTACCTCATCGCTCGGGTCATGTTGCTGCATAGCAAACTCTTCACCGATGCTTCATCTCGCAGTATCGGTGCCCTCAACAAGATAAACTTCAACACACGCTTTGTCATGAAAACCCTTATGACTATCTGCCCAGGCACAGTACTGCTGGTGTTCACCATCTCCCTGTGGATCATCGCCGCCTGGACTGTGAGGGCGTGCGAAAG ATACCATGACAACATGGATGTAACCAGCAATTTTCTGGGAGCCATGTGGTTGATCTCAATAACTTTTCTAACCATTGGATATGGGGATATGGTCCCCAATACATACTGTGGAAAAGGGGTGTGTCTCCTCACCGGCATTATG gGTGCCGGATGCACTGCTTTGGTGGTTGCTGTGGTCGCAAAAAAACTGGAATTAACCAAAGCCGAAAAACATGTACATAACTTTATGATGGACACCCAGCTGACAAAAAGG GTGAAAAACACAGCTGCTAATGTACTCAGGGAGACGTGgcttatttataaaaacaccaaGCTGGTGAGGAAGATGGACCACTCGAAAGTCAGGAAACATCAGCGCAAGTTCCTTCAAGCCATTCATCA GAGTGCTTCCAAAATGTGTGGCTTGTGA